A region of Rhodamnia argentea isolate NSW1041297 chromosome 9, ASM2092103v1, whole genome shotgun sequence DNA encodes the following proteins:
- the LOC115739705 gene encoding cysteine-rich receptor-like protein kinase 25 encodes MPMELLLLLCTLSFFTIKTAESTLTMSMLYCSNSSTFTSNSTYQANLRHVLDDLVSDSYADKGFFSTSRGASLSEAVYGSFMCKGDVSKKECAECVKDASLEITRLCHMTKVSVLWYDQCMLRCSDANFSSTVEMEPQLDGYNGENMTKLDEFMKLLNKTMVHVAGKASHHPMMYGHREAEFTWDIKSYTFAQCVPYLSPNDCWECLHNATTSILSLQKGRIGGRVLPLSCFVMFEIYPFYRSSSQGKVLFPLKISAAILTAAIGLMLPFYMIVRHLLRGGRRGRIVVRRNSESCIEEYPNGRRQISELHSLQFDLQTIEAATSKFSKYNKLGEGGFGPVYKGTLPGGQEIAAKRLSRSSGQGVEEFKTEVEIVAKLQHRNLVRLLGFSVEREETILVYACVPNGSLDRLFFDPRLRGQLDWSVRYKVMVGVARGLLYLHEDSRLGIIHRDLKASNILLDTEMNPKISEFGAARIFGSDQTQGSTNRIVGTHGYMSPEYLMFGHFSVKSDLFSYGVLMLEITTGKKSTNSSHWTAVRAC; translated from the exons atgcCAATGGaacttcttctgcttctttgcACACTCAGCTTTTTCACCATCAAAACTGCTGAATCCACCCTCACCATGAGCATGCTTTACTGCTCAAACTCAAGCACCTTCACTTCCAATAGCACCTACCAAGCCAATCTCCGTCATGTTCTCGATGATCTCGTCTCTGATTCGTACGCCGATAAAGGGTTCTTCTCCACTTCAAGGGGAGCGAGCTTGAGTGAGGCCGTCTATGGGAGCTTTATGTGCAAAGGTGATGTCTCGAAGAAAGAGTGCGCGGAATGCGTCAAGGACGCGAGCCTCGAGATAACCCGCCTGTGCCACATGACCAAAGTCTCCGTCCTGTGGTACGATCAGTGCATGTTGCGCTGCTCTGACGCGAATTTCTCCTCGACTGTGGAGATGGAACCTCAGTTGGATGGATACAATGGAGAGAACATGACAAAGCTGGATGAATTCATGAAGCTACTGAACAAGACGATGGTTCACGTGGCTGGAAAGGCTTCTCATCATCCCATGATGTATGGTCATCGAGAAGCGGAGTTCACATGGGATATAAAGTCGTACACGTTCGCACAGTGTGTGCCTTATCTTTCCCCAAACGATTGCTGGGAGTGCCTTCACAACGCCACAACGAGCATCTTAAGCCTCCAAAAGGGGAGGATCGGGGGCAGAGTGTTGCCTCTGAGCTGCTTTGTCATGTTCGAGATTTACCCGTTTTACAGGAGCAGCTCTCAAG GGAAAGTGCTCTTTCCGTTGAAAATATCTGCTGCAATCCTCACCGCAGCCATAGGATTGATGCTACCTTTTTACATGATAGTCCGGCATTTActaagaggaggaagaagaggaagaataGTTGTAAGAAGGAACAGCGAAAGTTGCATAGAAGAATATCCGAACGGTA GGAGGCAAATTTCTGAACTCCATTCCCTGCAATTTGATCTGCAAACAATAGAGGCCGCCACAAGTAAGTTCTCGAAGTACAATAAGTTAGGGGAAGGTGGATTCGGACCGGTTTACAAG GGTACACTACCTGGCGGTCAAGAAATTGCAGCAAAGAGGCTTTCTAGGAGCTCTGGACAAGGAGTCGAGGAATTCAAGACCGAGGTTGAAATAGTAGCCAAGCTTCAACACAGAAACCTGGTGAGGCTCCTGGGATTCTCCGTGGAAAGAGAGGAAACAATACTGGTCTATGCATGTGTGCCCAACGGCAGCCTCGACCGCTTGTTTTTTG ATCCCAGGCTCAGAGGACAACTGGATTGGTCGGTACGTTACAAGGTCATGGTAGGGGTGGCGCGCGGATTGCTGTACCTTCATGAAGATTCTCGGCTTGGAATTATTCATCGTGATCTCAAAGCCAGCAATATTCTGCTAGACACtgaaatgaacccaaaaatctcaGAGTTTGGTGCAGCCCGGATCTTCGGTTCTGATCAGACTCAAGGAAGCACAAACAGAATCGTCGGAACACA TGGCTACATGTCTCCTGAGTATCTGATGTTCGGACACTTCTCCGTAAAATCTGACCTCTTCAGCTACGGTGTACTAATGCTGGAGATTACGACTGGCAAAAAGAGCA CCAATTCTTCGCATTGGACTGCGGTGAGGGCCTGCTAG
- the LOC125316483 gene encoding uncharacterized protein LOC125316483 yields the protein MQNAFVKGRRIGDNILLAQELFSGFHHDPYLPKCAIKVDFRKAYDTVDWEFLRLVLHAFGFPVGFINLIMTCVTTPKFSISINGELHGFFASGRGLRQGDPMSAYLFTLVMEIFTGIINLQTRQPDFKFYWRCKATRLSHLFFADDVLIFTEANSNSVALIKAGLDRFSNWSGLRPNMSKSELFCSGGSPQLRHHLLSPMGFREGVLPIRYLGVPLISSRLSKGDCISLVNIITARARSWTQRFLSFAGRLLLVKTILHATQVFWASVFILPKSVLLRIEQILRQFLRKGPDLGTGGVKVSWDKACLPKEEGGLGIRRLSDCNKAAMLKHIWILFTDKESIWCKWIHSNFLKYKSFWVATRPTLCSWSWKKILDLRKDSEHLFRWRVGSGNISFWFDSWHTKGPLYKLFSDLDIYRSGISRKATVRDFLTTTHFPSRVNTVMGAWSDPMPSITPESQQDTLIRLGHSSGVFSSASAWDLFRRKGQVVQWHSFIWDRHLAPRYSFILWLITLNGLPTQVILLAYHRIAEGLCGFCNYRPDSIDHLFFGCSITNALALFWSAKCNFAWHNASWQDNLRWVMKHFRGHLFYQCIARFSFGALCHVMRTERNHILFRNKQLNLTAIKECLQKVVKDKATTFRRVDDIPVNRRIQISWGISSAIFD from the coding sequence ATGCAAAATGCTTTCGTCAAAGGCCGTCGTATCGGTGACAACATCCTTTTGGCACAGGAGCTGTTTAGTGGCTTCCATCACGACCCTTACTTGCCAAAATGTGCTATTAAGGTGGATTTCAGGAAAGCCTATGACACCGTCGATTGGGAATTCCTCCGACTAGTCTTGCACGCTTTTGGGTTCCCGGTTGGCTTTATCAACCTTATTATGACTTGTGTCACGACTCCTAAGTTTTCCATCTCCATCAACGGAGAGCTTCATGGATTTTTCGCTAGTGGTAGAGGACTGCGCCAAGGGGACCCAATGTCGGCTTACTTGTTCACACTTGTAATGGAGATCTTCACTGGAATTATCAACCTCCAAACTCGACAGCCCGACTTCAAGTTCTATTGGAGATGTAAAGCCACTCGGCTTTCCCACCTCTTCTTCGCAGATGATGTACTTATCTTCACCGAAGCTAATAGTAACTCGGTTGCTCTTATTAAAGCAGGACTGGATAGGTTTTCCAATTGGTCCGGACTTAGACCGAACATGAGTAAAAGTGAACTCTTCTGCTCGGGTGGCTCACCCCAACTTCGGCACCACCTACTTTCTCCGATGGGTTTTCGGGAAGGAGTTTTGCCCATCCGTTATTTGGGAGTTCCACTCATATCCAGCCGACTTAGCAAAGGAGATTGCATTTCTCTGGTTAATATTATCACAGCTAGAGCTCGTTCGTGGACGCAGCGATTCCTCTCCTTTGCGGGACGTCTCTTGCTAGTAAAGACTATACTTCATGCGACCCAGGTTTTTTGGGCTAGTGTCTTTATTCTTCCAAAGTCTGTTTTGCTTCGTATTGAGCAAATTCTAAGGCAATTCCTCCGGAAAGGCCCGGACCTAGGCACCGGAGGGGTGAAGGTGTCATGGGATAAGGCGTGTTTACCTAAAGAGGAGGGAGGCCTTGGCATCCGGAGGCTCTCGGATTGTAACAAAGCGGCAATGCTTAAACATATATGGATCCTTTTCACGGATAAAGAATCCATTTGGTGTAAGTGGATACACTCGAACTTCCTCAAGTATAAGAGCTTTTGGGTTGCTACGAGACCGACTCTTTGCTCTTGGTCTTGGAAAAAGATCCTCGATCTTAGAAAGGATAGTGAGCATCTCTTCCGCTGGCGGGTTGGCAGTGGTAATATATCGTTCTGGTTTGATTCATGGCATACGAAGGGTCCTTTATACAAATTGTTCTCCGACCTGGATATATATCGGTCCGGTATATCCCGAAAGGCCACGGTTCGGGATTTCCTAACTACAACTCACTTCCCCTCGAGGGTGAACACCGTCATGGGAGCTTGGTCCGACCCTATGCCGTCCATCACCCCCGAGAGCCAACAGGATACCCTAATCCGGCTCGGACATTCCTCCGGTGTCTTCTCCTCGGCTTCGGCTTGGGATCTTTTTCGGCGCAAGGGACAGGTCGTTCAATGGCACTCGTTCATATGGGATCGTCATCTTGCCCCGCGGTATTCCTTCATTCTATGGCTTATTACCCTTAACGGACTACCCACCCAGGTCATCCTCCTTGCCTATCATCGTATTGCGGAAGGTCTATGTGGTTTTTGTAATTATCGCCCTGACTCTATtgaccatttattttttggttgtaGTATTACAAATGCCCTTGCTCTATTTTGGTCGGCTAAGTGCAACTTTGCTTGGCATAATGCTTCTTGGCAAGACAACCTTAGGTGGGTGATGAAGCACTTTCGGGGCCACCTCTTTTATCAATGCATTGCAAGATTCTCATTTGGCGCTCTTTGCCACGTGATGCGGACGGAACGGAATCACATCCTATTCCGCAACAAGCAACTTAATTTGACCGCCATCAAGGAATGTCTTCAAAAGGTGGTCAAGGATAAGGCTACCACCTTCAGGCGTGTTGACGACATCCCCGTAAATCGAAGAATACAGATTTCTTGGGGCATCTCCTCCGcgatttttgattga